The Lelliottia sp. JS-SCA-14 genome contains a region encoding:
- a CDS encoding DUF1281 domain-containing protein produces the protein MPNWCCNRLSFTGHADDIARLHRLANAEFTPWHRIAVMQGIQLFCAGAAGLLQVTEESEYAPYPALIASGRGVISPENLAFTRWFGLLKTCIRLDEASCSQLHQLWLDSGIQHRLWETLNDEQQSVISTLYNRKHSDWHGMFARNDAGEWWDKLCRGDGKESEIQPLDLRMVVPVRLDIEINGFNGGVLEGIPSSYSEYIALFGVKWPVGYELNVSFHSETCIQIDFDTPWSAPNDDVLAEMSQQFNCTLEHWYAGQGCDFCGYGHFEAGEKTEELIDSLVWEDIDCDEEERYAGVIGPEWIINNVANFGG, from the coding sequence ATGCCTAACTGGTGCTGCAACCGACTTTCTTTCACTGGCCATGCTGATGACATTGCCCGTCTCCATCGTCTGGCCAATGCCGAATTTACCCCGTGGCATCGCATTGCCGTTATGCAGGGCATACAGCTCTTTTGTGCAGGCGCTGCCGGGTTGTTGCAGGTAACGGAAGAGTCCGAATACGCGCCATACCCGGCGCTCATCGCGAGTGGCCGAGGCGTCATTTCACCTGAGAACCTCGCCTTTACCCGCTGGTTCGGGTTGCTGAAAACCTGCATCCGGCTTGATGAGGCCAGCTGCAGCCAGTTGCATCAGCTGTGGCTCGACAGCGGAATTCAGCATCGCCTCTGGGAAACGCTGAATGATGAACAGCAGAGCGTAATCAGCACTCTCTACAACCGTAAGCACAGCGACTGGCATGGCATGTTTGCGCGCAATGATGCCGGGGAGTGGTGGGACAAACTTTGTCGAGGTGACGGGAAAGAGAGCGAAATACAGCCGCTCGACCTGCGTATGGTTGTGCCGGTACGCCTGGATATCGAAATCAATGGCTTTAACGGCGGGGTGCTTGAAGGTATTCCGTCATCGTACAGCGAGTACATAGCGCTGTTCGGCGTGAAATGGCCAGTCGGTTACGAGCTGAATGTGTCCTTCCACAGCGAAACATGCATCCAGATTGATTTCGATACGCCGTGGAGCGCACCGAATGATGACGTTCTGGCAGAGATGAGCCAGCAGTTCAACTGCACCCTTGAGCACTGGTACGCCGGGCAGGGCTGTGACTTCTGTGGGTACGGTCACTTCGAGGCGGGCGAAAAAACGGAAGAACTGATCGATTCGCTTGTCTGGGAGGATATCGACTGCGATGAAGAGGAGCGCTACGCCGGGGTTATTGGTCCTGAGTGGATTATCAACAATGTGGCCAACTTCGGCGGCTGA
- a CDS encoding DNA methylase gives MSRFIQGNSVQIMSTFPNKSVDFILTDPPYLVGFRDRQGRTIAGDVTDEWLQPACREMYRVLKDDSLMVSFYGWNRVDRFLAEWKAAGFKVVGHLVFTKSYSSKKAYVGYRHECAYLLAKGRPRLPDNPLPDVMEFKYTGNRHHPTEKPVTSLQPLIESFTHKNAIVLDPFAGSGSTCVAAAQAGRRYIGIELLPEYHRAGVNRLAAVARAMLQPAANDAYLPEAA, from the coding sequence ATGTCACGATTCATCCAGGGCAATTCCGTCCAGATTATGTCCACATTCCCGAACAAATCCGTCGATTTCATTCTGACCGATCCGCCGTACCTCGTCGGCTTTCGCGACCGCCAGGGGCGCACGATCGCCGGTGATGTGACCGACGAATGGTTACAACCGGCGTGCCGCGAAATGTATCGCGTACTCAAAGACGACTCGCTTATGGTCAGTTTCTACGGCTGGAACCGCGTGGACCGTTTTCTGGCCGAGTGGAAAGCCGCCGGGTTTAAAGTGGTCGGCCACCTGGTCTTCACCAAAAGCTACTCCTCCAAAAAAGCCTATGTCGGCTACCGCCATGAGTGCGCTTATCTGCTGGCAAAAGGCCGTCCGCGTCTGCCGGACAACCCGCTGCCGGATGTGATGGAGTTTAAGTACACCGGCAACCGTCACCACCCGACAGAAAAGCCTGTCACCAGCCTGCAACCGTTGATCGAGAGCTTCACACATAAGAACGCCATCGTTCTCGATCCGTTTGCTGGCTCAGGCTCTACGTGCGTCGCCGCCGCACAGGCCGGCCGCCGTTACATCGGGATTGAGCTGCTGCCGGAGTACCACCGGGCCGGGGTGAATCGCCTTGCCGCTGTTGCGCGCGCGATGCTCCAGCCCGCCGCTAACGACGCGTATCTGCCGGAGGCCGCGTAA
- a CDS encoding DUF1380 family protein, giving the protein MYGTRKELTRELKDAFVADEPLALLVWTTESIKSWLRAHGITESEAAEVLIGIGNLPMRDHQSDGVSFDTIANLLNGVRSQSRPINVPADVLMPLSESAERALKTIREMETDCELPASDYVDGAFADVALLRELLAA; this is encoded by the coding sequence ATGTACGGAACCCGAAAGGAACTTACCCGCGAACTGAAGGACGCATTTGTTGCCGATGAACCGCTTGCGTTACTGGTCTGGACGACCGAAAGCATCAAAAGCTGGTTGCGCGCGCACGGTATTACCGAAAGCGAGGCCGCAGAAGTGCTGATTGGTATCGGCAATTTACCGATGCGCGATCACCAGTCTGACGGTGTTTCCTTTGACACTATTGCGAACCTGCTAAACGGTGTCAGATCACAATCGCGCCCGATTAATGTGCCTGCCGATGTGCTTATGCCCCTCAGTGAGTCGGCCGAGCGTGCGCTGAAAACCATCCGGGAAATGGAAACGGATTGTGAGCTTCCCGCCTCCGATTATGTCGATGGCGCGTTTGCAGATGTGGCGCTGCTGCGCGAGTTGCTGGCAGCTTAA
- a CDS encoding antirestriction protein codes for MQTQTRAVVLNVEETDRLSFMPYMFGDDFMVAEMQIYALAQLHLPELSCSAWHFIRLPNGGGYMMPDTDRVLLVNDENWFDSTVSADAAGIILTMMAMTKRCAHHHACGERISGSTALTQLYMNRDAQLWNFIDAHPERAAIYAALD; via the coding sequence ATGCAAACTCAAACCCGCGCAGTTGTCCTGAATGTTGAAGAAACCGATCGCCTGTCTTTTATGCCGTATATGTTCGGTGACGATTTTATGGTTGCCGAAATGCAGATTTACGCGCTGGCACAGCTGCACCTGCCGGAGCTGAGTTGCAGCGCCTGGCATTTTATCCGCCTGCCGAACGGTGGCGGCTACATGATGCCCGATACTGACCGTGTGCTGCTGGTTAATGATGAAAACTGGTTTGACAGCACCGTGAGCGCGGATGCGGCCGGGATCATTCTGACCATGATGGCCATGACTAAACGCTGCGCCCACCATCACGCCTGCGGTGAACGCATTTCAGGTTCTACGGCGCTGACGCAACTGTATATGAACCGGGATGCACAGCTATGGAACTTTATTGATGCTCACCCGGAACGCGCTGCAATTTATGCCGCGCTGGACTGA
- a CDS encoding phospholipase D family protein, translating to MKLNLKALAAAVCLTAAANTAFASPSLDVGFSPEGSAEQLVIRTLNDARESIRLMGYSFTSPEVVKSLVAAKRRGVDVRVVVDDKGNRSKASVAAMNVVASAGIPLRTNAQYKIMHDKVIITDGANVELGSYNYTRSAADSNSENALLVRGVPALAQTYLAHWQLRWDGGSDWHPSY from the coding sequence ATGAAACTCAACCTGAAAGCGCTTGCAGCGGCTGTGTGTCTGACCGCTGCGGCGAATACCGCTTTTGCCTCTCCCTCACTGGATGTCGGATTTTCGCCGGAGGGCAGCGCAGAGCAACTGGTCATCCGGACCCTGAATGATGCCCGCGAAAGTATCCGTCTGATGGGCTACAGCTTCACCTCTCCCGAAGTCGTTAAATCACTGGTGGCGGCAAAGCGGCGTGGCGTTGACGTCAGGGTGGTGGTGGATGACAAAGGCAACCGCAGTAAAGCAAGCGTGGCCGCCATGAACGTGGTGGCCAGCGCCGGCATCCCGCTGCGTACGAACGCACAGTATAAAATCATGCATGACAAAGTGATCATCACGGATGGCGCGAACGTCGAGCTGGGGTCTTATAACTACACTCGCAGTGCTGCTGACTCCAATTCAGAGAACGCGCTGCTTGTCCGTGGCGTACCTGCGCTGGCTCAGACCTATCTGGCACACTGGCAGTTGCGCTGGGACGGTGGTTCAGACTGGCACCCTTCTTACTGA
- the repA gene encoding replication regulatory protein RepA → MSQSDDSVTSSKRSTRPYRKGNPLSDTEKQQAAVARKKISHKELKIFVRNPIKDRLMSECAQEGITQAEYIERLLLKAFDEKDKM, encoded by the coding sequence ATGTCGCAATCAGATGATTCAGTCACTTCCTCAAAACGGTCCACTCGTCCCTATCGCAAAGGTAATCCCTTAAGCGACACTGAGAAGCAGCAGGCCGCTGTTGCCAGGAAAAAAATTTCGCATAAAGAACTAAAGATTTTTGTGCGTAATCCGATAAAAGACCGATTAATGAGTGAGTGTGCCCAGGAAGGCATCACGCAGGCCGAATACATTGAGCGCCTGCTGCTGAAAGCATTTGATGAGAAAGATAAAATGTAA
- the tap gene encoding RepA leader peptide Tap, whose product MPGKLQDLLCELRLCNMSAGWRG is encoded by the coding sequence ATGCCTGGAAAACTGCAAGACCTCCTGTGCGAACTCCGTCTGTGCAACATGAGCGCGGGATGGCGTGGCTGA
- the repA gene encoding plasmid replication initiator RepA, with amino-acid sequence MAEQVPEKYSFYRQVKNPHPEFVPENGKETLPFCVKIREKAAGFTRRVEFQTLVAMSIARGERKRRPPELRMRALEAALQALCHYFNPLANRVGASLTTMSIRCGLATEKKRLSITRFTGAVQFMAQLKLLTYNTEYDKEIGCNIPTDITFTPLMWQVLDVSEEAVAAARRSRIEWENKKREKKGLPRAGADELISAAWAFVRERFRAYQKSRREHGIKRYRARKDAPRTRKDIELLVRKQLEKEIRDGRFFGSLDAVRTEIQRRLTERMKLSRGHYSRLGDSLLVTT; translated from the coding sequence GTGGCTGAGCAGGTACCTGAAAAATATTCATTTTATCGGCAGGTAAAAAATCCGCATCCGGAGTTTGTTCCGGAAAATGGAAAGGAAACACTGCCGTTCTGTGTCAAAATTCGCGAAAAAGCCGCTGGTTTCACCCGGCGTGTCGAATTCCAGACCCTGGTGGCCATGTCGATCGCCCGGGGCGAGCGTAAACGCCGGCCGCCGGAATTGCGCATGCGTGCACTGGAAGCTGCGCTGCAGGCGCTGTGCCACTACTTCAATCCGCTGGCCAACAGGGTAGGGGCGTCGCTCACCACCATGAGCATACGTTGCGGGCTGGCCACTGAGAAAAAACGCCTTTCAATTACCCGCTTCACCGGAGCCGTCCAGTTCATGGCTCAGCTGAAGCTTCTGACCTATAACACCGAGTACGACAAAGAGATCGGCTGCAATATTCCGACAGATATTACCTTTACCCCGCTGATGTGGCAGGTGCTGGATGTCTCCGAGGAGGCCGTTGCGGCAGCCCGCCGCAGCCGTATCGAGTGGGAAAACAAGAAGCGCGAGAAAAAGGGCCTTCCGCGCGCCGGCGCTGACGAACTTATCAGCGCTGCCTGGGCCTTTGTGCGCGAACGCTTCCGTGCCTACCAGAAATCACGTCGTGAGCATGGCATAAAGCGCTATCGCGCCCGTAAAGATGCACCACGTACGCGCAAGGATATCGAGCTGCTGGTCCGTAAGCAGCTGGAGAAAGAAATCCGTGATGGCCGGTTCTTTGGCAGCCTGGACGCCGTACGCACTGAAATACAGCGTCGGCTGACGGAGCGTATGAAACTCTCCCGTGGCCATTACAGCCGGCTGGGTGACTCGCTGCTGGTCACCACATGA
- the ccdA gene encoding type II toxin-antitoxin system antitoxin CcdA, with product MKHRVSVTVDKDNYQALHAAGVNISGLVNEAIGKEARRIQAERWKEENREGMEEVANFIEQHGSFADENRSW from the coding sequence ATGAAACACAGAGTCAGCGTTACAGTAGACAAAGATAATTACCAGGCCTTGCATGCTGCTGGCGTCAACATTTCTGGCCTCGTCAACGAAGCGATCGGGAAGGAAGCTCGCCGCATTCAGGCTGAACGCTGGAAAGAAGAAAATCGTGAGGGGATGGAAGAAGTCGCCAATTTCATCGAGCAGCATGGTTCCTTTGCCGATGAAAACCGGAGCTGGTAG
- the ccdB gene encoding type II toxin-antitoxin system toxin CcdB: protein MQFTVYEYKRESVYKLFVDVQSDIIETPGRRMVVPLLESRHFSNKVNRQLFPVVVVNGKEYRIMITELSSVSASVTGEAVADVRSEGEAIKNALNLLFWGI from the coding sequence GTGCAGTTTACCGTTTATGAATACAAGCGAGAAAGCGTCTACAAACTGTTTGTCGACGTTCAGAGCGACATTATCGAGACGCCAGGCCGGCGCATGGTTGTTCCTTTGCTGGAATCACGACATTTCTCAAACAAGGTCAATCGCCAGCTGTTCCCCGTAGTGGTCGTCAATGGGAAGGAGTATCGGATCATGATCACTGAACTGTCCAGTGTATCGGCCAGTGTTACCGGAGAAGCAGTTGCCGACGTCCGCTCAGAAGGTGAAGCGATTAAAAATGCCCTGAATCTTCTGTTCTGGGGTATTTGA
- a CDS encoding ATP-binding protein: MRQSALLQRGVQVVKEYMQIQHVFPFWKAIEALTPQKIDKDNPDDKLTPAYKIEFGGVMPWDNAKHARKPVSYGKVWRYTLQSGIYDLTSLSRLLEDKIGAHSEVFDDGRNGKSRLFDISFNEHGIPQFESFMLSLPVWSAGQILQQETGAFSLEHSIPADLSDLPAPGDIIPVIDSGFSDFDAITQHLMQWIANEAAHLQHEKLKADLPWIIRLAEIVIDKIKFPRVAMVTSLVCLAKCVQVNAPKPEQMDTAKTSSSDDKSPKIKRTTPAVAAADDLLNSFFIQELRHLGSAWKRKDVGIGFTEYMSAIAQPDRPRIDIRSPDGLKLAFQRLLPGQMPAGAWPSAYPLAFSQQLAVNEIWRRNADQAGIFAVNGPPGTGKTTLLRDVVAAVVTQRAKKLLKHTDDAFSVKKSIKIGDNWIPYFSLHSAIKGTSIVVASANNGAVENISLELPGEDAVPENVLGQSDYFADLVSELIGKPGWGLLAARLGNKSNRDEFLRVFWWRKPEENEEGDKTFPPDTFTPKRGEGLAYHLRLIRDGIRAPAIQWRDAVSHFQNVQAREESARKRLIEYSKLDEQISALRLRVKEMTDARALIFSRLTQARVELSEWDASVTQAQEAYREQRHQMDTAEHYLKQHELNKPGLLGWLSTLGRAHQEWWDRYNRLTQELDTVRAGIDPYQKALASTKAKQTDAFNAVARWELETQKADGSLDQANQRLDINVSLAEEAQSKMGHFWPDHSAPDDVREKSAPWAQEDWRNARESLFLAALDLHRSFIETHPGQILSNLNLVSDWLQGKNIPEKQAALALDSLSLIIPVISTTFASIPRMFKMIGREAIGWLLIDEAGQALPQQAAGAIWRAERTVVVGDPKQLEPVSGIPSIVEAALAQHHDVPASWWPSEISTQGLADQTMDLGTSLPDVDKGSVWVGSPLRVHRRCDDPMFTVSNRVAYDGLMVYGKMNVPTPLPPSCWIDVAGNQCEGNWIAEEGEAVKKLLLELRDFHNVLPENIFLISPFRDCARKLWRLAANLGLDTQKTGTVHTTQGKEASIVVFVLGGNVQNPGARAWAASRPNLLNVAVSRAKQRLYVIGSRSGWQKHRYFSTLAKNLPVSSPSNTSAQKTEDALS; encoded by the coding sequence ATGCGTCAATCAGCACTTTTACAGCGTGGGGTTCAGGTGGTTAAGGAATATATGCAGATTCAGCACGTTTTTCCTTTCTGGAAAGCCATTGAGGCGTTAACACCACAGAAAATTGATAAAGACAATCCTGATGATAAATTAACCCCTGCTTATAAAATTGAATTTGGGGGCGTGATGCCATGGGATAATGCGAAGCATGCGCGTAAACCCGTGTCTTACGGCAAAGTGTGGCGCTATACTCTTCAGTCCGGTATCTATGATCTCACCTCACTCTCAAGGCTGCTTGAAGATAAGATAGGCGCGCATAGCGAGGTTTTCGACGACGGACGAAATGGCAAAAGCCGCCTTTTTGATATCAGCTTCAATGAGCATGGCATACCGCAGTTTGAGTCCTTTATGCTCTCGCTTCCTGTATGGTCAGCAGGGCAAATATTACAGCAAGAAACGGGCGCGTTCTCCCTCGAACACAGCATCCCTGCAGATTTATCAGACCTGCCTGCTCCCGGCGATATCATTCCTGTCATTGACAGTGGATTTTCTGATTTCGATGCAATAACCCAACACCTCATGCAGTGGATCGCCAATGAAGCTGCACATTTACAACACGAAAAATTAAAGGCCGACTTACCCTGGATTATCCGCTTAGCGGAAATAGTCATTGATAAAATAAAGTTCCCGCGTGTCGCTATGGTTACAAGCCTCGTATGTCTGGCTAAATGTGTACAAGTTAATGCCCCTAAACCTGAACAGATGGACACAGCGAAGACATCGTCATCAGACGATAAGTCGCCAAAGATTAAGAGAACAACACCCGCGGTTGCTGCGGCTGATGATTTATTAAACAGCTTCTTCATTCAGGAATTACGCCATCTTGGCAGCGCATGGAAGCGTAAGGATGTGGGCATAGGCTTCACTGAATATATGAGTGCCATCGCACAACCAGACCGTCCGAGAATCGATATTCGCTCCCCGGACGGTCTGAAACTGGCATTTCAACGGTTACTGCCAGGTCAGATGCCTGCTGGTGCCTGGCCCTCAGCTTATCCACTGGCATTCAGTCAACAGTTGGCTGTCAACGAAATCTGGCGACGTAACGCGGACCAGGCTGGAATTTTTGCCGTTAATGGCCCTCCAGGAACAGGGAAAACCACATTACTCCGTGATGTGGTTGCCGCAGTCGTCACGCAGCGGGCAAAGAAGCTGCTAAAGCATACGGATGATGCCTTTTCAGTGAAGAAATCCATTAAGATCGGGGACAACTGGATCCCCTATTTTTCATTGCATTCAGCGATAAAAGGGACTTCGATTGTTGTTGCTTCCGCGAATAACGGGGCCGTGGAAAACATCTCTCTGGAGTTGCCTGGCGAAGACGCCGTTCCGGAGAACGTACTTGGCCAGAGCGATTATTTTGCAGACCTGGTATCCGAGCTCATCGGTAAACCCGGTTGGGGCCTGCTTGCTGCCAGATTAGGCAATAAAAGCAACAGGGATGAATTCCTGAGAGTTTTCTGGTGGCGAAAACCAGAAGAAAATGAAGAGGGCGACAAGACATTCCCCCCTGATACGTTTACCCCCAAACGAGGGGAGGGACTGGCTTACCATCTCAGACTCATCAGAGACGGGATAAGAGCGCCGGCCATACAGTGGCGTGATGCTGTTTCGCATTTTCAAAATGTTCAGGCCCGAGAAGAAAGTGCACGCAAACGACTTATTGAATACTCAAAACTGGATGAGCAAATAAGTGCACTCCGCCTCCGGGTGAAGGAAATGACAGATGCCCGAGCACTGATCTTCAGCAGGCTCACCCAGGCGCGTGTGGAATTGTCAGAATGGGATGCCAGCGTCACCCAGGCACAGGAAGCATACCGTGAACAGCGCCACCAGATGGACACTGCTGAGCACTATTTGAAGCAACATGAATTAAATAAACCCGGGCTTTTGGGCTGGCTTTCAACCCTGGGCCGGGCACATCAGGAGTGGTGGGATCGATATAACCGATTGACCCAGGAGCTTGATACAGTCAGAGCTGGGATCGACCCGTATCAGAAAGCGCTTGCTTCAACAAAAGCAAAGCAAACAGACGCTTTCAATGCCGTCGCCAGATGGGAGCTAGAAACGCAAAAGGCCGATGGTTCGCTTGATCAAGCAAACCAACGTCTCGATATCAACGTGTCGTTGGCCGAGGAAGCGCAATCAAAAATGGGCCATTTTTGGCCGGACCATTCAGCCCCTGATGATGTAAGGGAAAAATCAGCACCATGGGCACAGGAAGACTGGCGCAATGCCAGAGAATCGCTTTTTTTGGCGGCATTGGATCTTCATCGATCGTTTATTGAAACGCATCCAGGTCAGATCCTTAGCAACCTCAATCTGGTGAGCGACTGGCTTCAGGGAAAAAACATACCAGAAAAGCAGGCAGCACTTGCACTTGACTCCTTGTCTCTCATCATCCCGGTTATTTCAACGACTTTTGCTTCTATACCACGCATGTTCAAGATGATTGGGCGGGAAGCGATTGGCTGGTTACTGATCGATGAAGCAGGGCAGGCATTACCTCAGCAAGCCGCGGGAGCAATCTGGCGTGCTGAGAGAACCGTTGTTGTCGGTGATCCTAAGCAACTGGAGCCTGTAAGTGGAATTCCGTCAATCGTCGAAGCTGCCCTTGCGCAACATCATGACGTTCCAGCCTCTTGGTGGCCAAGTGAAATTTCAACGCAGGGACTTGCTGATCAGACTATGGACTTGGGAACCAGCCTACCGGATGTAGATAAAGGCTCGGTATGGGTAGGAAGTCCACTGCGTGTACATCGGCGCTGTGATGATCCGATGTTCACCGTTAGTAACAGAGTGGCTTACGACGGATTAATGGTCTATGGAAAAATGAACGTGCCCACACCGTTACCGCCAAGTTGCTGGATAGATGTGGCGGGTAACCAGTGTGAGGGAAACTGGATCGCAGAAGAGGGTGAGGCAGTTAAAAAACTGCTACTCGAGCTGCGTGATTTTCATAACGTTCTGCCGGAGAATATTTTCCTGATCTCGCCTTTCCGGGATTGCGCCAGAAAGTTATGGCGGCTTGCTGCCAATCTTGGACTTGATACCCAAAAGACGGGTACTGTACATACAACCCAGGGCAAGGAAGCGAGTATCGTGGTATTTGTCCTCGGAGGAAACGTACAAAATCCAGGCGCAAGAGCCTGGGCCGCCAGCCGGCCTAATCTGTTAAATGTCGCGGTGAGCAGAGCTAAGCAACGTTTGTATGTCATAGGCAGCCGTTCTGGCTGGCAAAAGCACCGGTATTTTTCTACATTAGCAAAGAATTTGCCTGTGAGTTCCCCCTCTAACACTAGCGCTCAGAAGACAGAAGATGCACTGAGCTAA